In Macadamia integrifolia cultivar HAES 741 chromosome 1, SCU_Mint_v3, whole genome shotgun sequence, a single window of DNA contains:
- the LOC122081080 gene encoding E3 ubiquitin-protein ligase RING1-like, producing MSSAGVTGGATAGTTGPQLYFCHQCNHTVSLTPTPTSDLVCPDCSGGFLEECENPSPTPTHNPFFSYSESFSSGGAAFPSLAGGLTGLPFLLSTSSALEIPNELSALFDPEIRQRPTAAMQDPDVFNPFMFLQNYIQSMRAGGANIQFVIENNPSDAGGFRLPNNLGDYFIGPGLEQLIQQLAENDPNRYGTPPASKSAVEKLPNIKISEELLASDSAQCAVCKDTFELGVEAKQMPCKHIYHSDCILPWLAMHNSCPVCRYELPTDDPDYEQRTRETIPSGNSTGAAGWTDSGIARGAQENNTSPRTAQRRFSISLPSLFRAFGGQAETSNSGVGNNNGNNESRGNRDFGSETRQEDLD from the coding sequence ATGTCTTCTGCCGGAGTAACAGGCGGCGCAACCGCTGGCACCACCGGGCCTCAGCTCTATTTCTGCCACCAATGCAACCATACCGTCTCCTTAACCCCAACTCCCACCTCTGACCTTGTCTGCCCTGACTGCAGCGGTGGATTCCTCGAAGAATGCGAAAACCCTAGCCCTACCCCCACCCATAATCCGTTCTTCTCTTACTCCGAGAGCTTTTCTAGCGGCGGTGCCGCGTTCCCTTCTTTGGCCGGCGGCCTTACCGGTCTCCCTTTCCTCCTCTCCACATCCAGCGCCTTAGAAATCCCCAATGAACTCTCCGCTCTCTTCGATCCCGAAATCCGGCAACGCCCAACGGCGGCGATGCAAGACCCTGACGTCTTCAACCCCTTCATGTTCCTTCAGAATTACATTCAATCTATGCGTGCAGGTGGTGCCAACATCCAGTTTGTCATTGAAAACAATCCTTCCGATGCTGGTGGTTTTAGGCTTCCGAATAATCTCGGCGATTACTTCATCGGTCCTGGGCTCGAGCAATTGATTCAGCAGCTTGCAGAGAACGATCCGAACCGATACGGCACTCCTCCAGCGTCGAAATCCGCCGTTGAAAAGCTCCCAAACATTAAAATTTCTGAGGAATTGCTGGCTTCCGATTCGGCGCAGTGTGCGGTCTGTAAGGATACGTTTGAGCTCGGTGTGGAGGCGAAGCAGATGCCCTGTAAGCACATTTATCACTCTGATTGTATTCTTCCATGGCTTGCGATGCATAATTCTTGTCCTGTTTGTCGGTATGAGCTGCCGACGGATGATCCTGATTACGAGCAACGTACTCGGGAGACCATACCCTCTGGGAACTCAACTGGGGCTGCAGGGTGGACGGATTCTGGTATTGCTAGAGGAGCTCAGGAGAATAATACTTCACCGCGAACAGCGCAACGGAGGTTTAGCATTTCGTTGCCGTCCCTGTTTAGGGCATTTGGTGGGCAAGCGGAGACGAGCAACAGCGGTGTTGGGAATAACAATGGCAACAATGAGAGTCGGGGTAATCGAGACTTTGGGTCTGAGACCAGGCAAGAAGACTTGGACTAA